From the Kitasatospora atroaurantiaca genome, the window ATGAACGCGTCATGGGCGGGCACTCCTGGTAGGGGCCGTGAAACGGTGGGCCTAGGCCAGAGTCCGGGGCTGGGGCTGGGGCTGGGGCTGGGGCTGGGGCTGGAGCTGGTCCAAGGCCGCCAGGTCCACCTTGCCGTGCGCCGTCAGCGGCAGGGCCCGGTGGGTGGTGAAACGCGAGGGCACCATGTACCGGGGCAGCAACTCCGCGACATGCCTGCGGAGTTCGGTACGCGAGGGGCCGGGCTCGCGGTGCGGCACGACATGGGCCACCAGGACCGGGTCCCCGACGGGGTTGCGGGGCGCGGTGACGACGCAGGCGGCGACCTCCGGGTGGGAGAGGACTGCTGCCGCCACCTCGCCACGCTCGATCCGGAGGCCGCGCAGCTGGATCTGGTCGTCCTTGCGCCCGATGTAGTGCAACCCGCCCTGATCGTCCTCGACCGCCCAGTCACCGCTGCGGTACACCGGTCCGGCGATGCCCGGCAGGCGGATGAAGCGCTCGGCGGTCTGCTCCGGCCTGTTCAGGTATCCCTCCCCCACCCCCGCGCCGTGGACGGCGAGTTCGCCGGGGGTGCCGGGCGGGACCGGCCGCAGGTCGGGGTCGAGCAGCAGCACGCCGAGATGCGCGAGCGGCCTGCCGATCGGGGTGGTACCCGCGGGCCCCGCCTGCGGCTCGCCGTCCAGCGCGCAGCACGTGACGTGCACGGTGGTCTCGGTGATCCCGTACATGTTGGCCAGCCGGGCCCCGGGCGCGCAGCCGGCATCCCGCCAGCGGCGGACGTCCGAGAGGTTGACCGCCTCGCCGCCGAACACGATCTGCCGCAGCGCGGGCAGGGATCGCCCGGACTCGGCCATCGCGGCGACCAACTGCCCGAACGCCGAGGGCACTTGGTTCAGCACGGTGATCCGGTGGCCGGCCAGCAGCCCGGCCAGCAGGCTCGCGTCGTAGGTGCACTCGACCGGGACGACGACCGCGCTGCCGCCGTGCCACCAGGCGCCCCACATCTCCCAGACGCTGAAGTCGAAGCTGTGCGAGTGGACCAGTGCCCAGCGGTCCTCGGGGCCGAAGTCGAAGTGCTCCTCGGTGGCCGCCATCAGCGCCGCCACCTGACGCTGGCTCACCGGCACCCCCTTGGGCCGGCCGGTCGAGCCTGAGGTGTAGATGACGTACGCGGTGCCGGGCGGCAGCGTCCGCCCGTCCGGGTGCGGCGTCGACGGCGCGCCGGGCACCGGCAGTACCGCCAGGTCAGTCCCCGCACCGGCCTCGGACGGGGCCTGCTGGAGGACATGACGGATACCCGAGTCGCCCACCAGGTGGTCCTGCCGGGCGGCGGGGTACGCGGGGTCGATCGGGAGGTAGCCGCAGCCGTGCCCCAGCACGCCCAGCACCGCGGCCGCCACGTCGGCGCCGCGCGGCAGCCGTACGCCGACCAGCTCGCCCGGCCGCACCCCCGCCTCGGTGAGCAGCGTGGTGACGCGCCCGGCGGCCAGGGCCAGCTCGGCGTAGCTCAGGCTCCGCTCGCCCTCGGTCAGCGCGACGGCCTCGGGGCGGCGCTCGGCCTGCTCCCGGAAACGGCGCAGCAGCGCGTCCACCGGTATTTCGGGAAGCTCCGCCTCGGCGAGCTCCGCGGCCGTCGCCCGGCCTGCTTCTCCCGTCACGGACAAATCCGGACCCCCGCCCTTCGCGCGCCGGCCGGTCGAATGCCGCGCCGGCCCGCAGCCTGCCGTTCGGCCACCGAATTGATGCGGATCGCAGCCTAGCACCGACGCCGCGGCGCGAAACCCTTTCCCGGAAACTTCTCCGGTCCTCGGTGAATTCCCCGGGGCCGTTGACAGCGGGCGGGCCCGGAGACATGCTTTCCTCTCGACCGCGACACCTGCGCAGGAGGTTGGGAATGCCGCCGGAAGAGCCGGAGCCCGAAGAAGAAGAACTTCCCATTCGCATCTGAATTCCCGTTGCCCCGGGCCGGCCCCGCCAGGGACCGGCCCGGGGCGGCGTGCGGTCGGCCCAGGTCACGGAGGAGGCGGAAGTGGGGCAGGGGATGTCTCCCGTCGGGCGGAACACGGCGTTGCTCGTCCTGATGCCCGACGCCATGGTCCAGGACCTCTGGGCGCCGCTCGACCGGCGCCTCGCACCGGTGCGCCTGGAGGTGGTGGCCACCACCGCGCGGCTGCTGCGCCCGCCCGTCCTGGCCGCGCTCTACGCCCACGGGACGTTCAAGCAGCCCAGGTCGGGCCGGGCCCCGAGCTCCTGGCTCTCCCACGAGCTCGCCACGCTGGACATGGCGGTGCCCGCCGTCGTCCGGACCGCGCACGACATCGACCTGGCCGGTCTGCTGGACTCCTGGAAGGGGCCCAGCGCCTACGCCGCCCGGCACCCGGGCGACCTGCGCTCGCTCTCCCCGGCGGCCCACCGGTGCTTCTCCGTGCTGCACACCCCGGACGACGCGGCCCAGACGGCGCTGGACGTCAGCACCCTGTTCGGTGACGCCACGCTGCGCGCACTGGCCGACCCCGGCCTCCCGGCCCGCTGCACACTGGCCGAACTGCGACGGCTGCGGATGCCCGGCGCACTGCGCGAGGCCTCCCACCCGTACGACATCGTGCACCGCTGTGCGACCAGGGCGGCGGCGCTGCTCGCGTACGACCACCTGCTGCGGCCCGGCGCGCGGTGGTCCGCCTTCGCCGGGCGCTGTGCGACGGCGCTCGGCGAGCCGGGTGGGCGCTGGGCCGCCACCGTCGGCGAGCTGTCGGCCGAGCTTCCCGCCGCCCCGGCGCCGGCCGAGGGGCGTGCGGCCGGGGAGATCCGCAGCCGCCTGGACCTGTACGACGCCTTGCGGCAGTTGCTCACGCCCGACGGCTACGGTCCGGACTCCTGCTCGGAGATCGAGCGGGCCTTCGACGCGAACGACCTGTTCCTGGACGGCTGGGAGCGGCACACGCTGCGGGTCGCGCTCTCCTTCCCCCTGGAGTGAGCTTCCGTGGGTGCGGCGGGTTTCGGGTGGAGACCCGGCCGCCGCACCCACCCGTCAGGCGTTGCGGACAGCCGCCGCAGCACCGGTGAACACCCGGCCGGTGCCCTCCCCCTCGACCCGGACCGGCACCGTGTCGCTGACGTCGACCTCCAGGGCGAGCGCGACGTCGTCGCCGAAACCGGCGGCCACCAGTTCCCGGGCCGAGATGCACGAGGCAAGGGCCTCGGGGCCGGTCCACCCCCGGGCCGCCACCAAGGCCTCGGCGGAGAGCGAGCAGCCGGCGTCCGCCAGCCGTGAGCAGATCAGACCGGCCCCCAGCCAGTCCTCCAGCGAGGGACGCATGCCCTCGACCCCGGGCTCCACGGAACTCCAGTGCTCGCCACAGGCGACCACGGTCACCCGCTTCGCCACGCCGTCGTCGAGCAGCCGGGACACGGCCGCGGCGCTCGCGCTCGCGTTGCGCAGTCCGCCCACCAGCAGCGCCGGGGCGCCGGCCGCCGCCCCGGCCGCGGCGGCGCCGTTCAGCGAGGTGAAGAGCACCCGCTGGCCGGGTTCGGCGGACAGCAGGCTCTGCGGCGACAGCGAGATCTGGCCCGGCGGCACCCGGCGGCGCTTGCTGAGCGGCCGCGCCCCCAGCCCGGTGGCGGCGGCCTCCAGGCCACCCATCCGCTCGATCTCGGCACCGCTGTAGACGAGGCAGGTGAAGTCGCGGGCCACCGCCACGGCCAGCGTGGTCGAGAAGGACAGCACGTCCACCACCACGACGATGTCGCCCCGCGCCGCGGCGAGCCCGGCGCCCGTGGGCCCCCACTCCACGTGCACCTGGCAGTCCGGCCACGGGTCGAACTGGCTGGGTGCGCCGACATCCGTCATTCTCAGGTCCTTACGCGCGGTGGGAGTGCAGCTGGAATTGCCGTGAGTCTACTGCCCGGGGATGGTCGGGCGGGTATTTTCGGCCACGGTCCGAGCGGCCTGGCGCTCGGCCAGGTCACGGTCCTCGGCGAGCGCTATCTGACTCCTGGTGAATTCCTTCGTGCGCTTCACGAAGTCGATGTCCGGCAATTCCTCGGCCGGTACTCCGCGCAGCTCTGGGAGTTCGCCGTAATGCATCGATACATACGGTACGCCGCTGTCCTCCGCGCGTTCCAGGACGGCTTTCGAGAGATTTCCGGCGAGGCCCCAGTCGATCTCCGCGCCGACCGCTTCGCGGAGGGTCTCCACCGCCCACCAGACGCTGGGGTGCAGCTTCATGTCCCGGTCCTGCCGGCTCGTCCCGGTGAGCAGCGAGGAGAGGTCGTTGAGCCCGAGCATCAGGTTGGTCGCCCCCATGGAGACCAGCTTGCCCGCCTCCAGCAGGGCCGAGGGGATCTCGATCATCGAGCCGAAGCGGTTCGGCCAGTCGATCCGCTCCAGTACGTCGGCCGCGAACGAGAAGTCGGCGGCGTCCCGGACGAAGGGCAGCAGCAGATGGACGTTGCGGTGCTCCCGGGCGACCTCGGCGACCACCCGCAGCTCGGTCTCGAAGGCCTCGGGCAGTTCCAGGGCCCGCCTGACCCCGCGCCGGCCCTTCATGAAGTCGGCCTCGTGGTAGCGCCGGTCGACGCCGTCCAGCGTGTTGGCCTCCTGCGAGGTGAACTCCGTGGTGCGGTACCAGATCGGCCCGGTCGGGCAGGCCTCGGCCACCGCCCGCACGTAGTCGCCCAGACGCTGCCGCGCCTCGGGCCTGGTGATGAACCGGCCCTGTGAGCGCAGCACATACTCGCTGCGGATGAGACCGACCCCCTCGAACATCTCCATGATCGGAGACGGCGGGATCTCGCCGCTGAGGCTGAGGCGGTGGCGCATGGTGACCCTCCTGAGGCGTGGTGACGCGGAATCAGCAGTAGCGGTAGAGGTAGGCGCGCCCGACCGGCCGCCAGCCGATCCCGGCGAAGAAGCGGTCCGAGCCGGAGCCCGGCTCGAGCAGGGCGGCTGCCCCGCCCCGCCCGGCGGTCAGGGCCTGGACGCAGCGCCGGGCGGCCCCGGTACGTCGTGCGGCCGGCTCGCACACCACCGAGCAGACCAGCAGCCTGGCGCCGGACTCGCCCAGCGGAGCGAGCAGTTGCTGGGCGCCGGCAGCCGCGACCGGGCGGCCGTCCCGGTGGATCCGGGCATGGCTCCAGGACGGGTCGTCCCTGGCGGTGGGCGGCAGCGGGGTCAGGCCGGCCTGCTGCCAGAGCGCGGCGAGCTGCTGCCACTCGGCCGGCCCGGGGACGTCGCAGGCCGGCCCGGGGACGTCGCAGGCCGGCCCGGGGACGTCGCAGGCGGCCCCTCCGGGAGGCCCGTCCGGCGCGTCGGCGCCCCAGACTTCCAGCGGCACCGCCCGCAGCGCCGCCGACTCACCGTCGGGCAGCGGCCGGCCCAGGCTCAGGATCCGGGCACCCGTGTGCAGCAGCGGCCGCACGCGCGACCAGCCGGCGCCGTCCAGGAGGTCCGGCCAGAGCAGCAGGGAGCGGTGGTGGGACTGGACCCCCGCCACCGAGTGGAGCCAGTCGGCGGCAGGCTCGGTGACGACCACTACTCCCCCAGCAGTTCGAAGATCTGACGTTCGTCGAGCGCCGCGTACTGCTCCTCGGTGAGCAGGCCGTACTCCTCCAGCAGCTTCCCGGCCCGCTTCCGCGCCGCCTCGCCGGCCGCCGCCAGGCCGCCGGCCGGGTGGTGGCGGTCCAGCAGGCTCCGGGACTCCTTGAGGTGGAGGGTCTCGTCCCGGCAGATGAAGGCGAACGCGGCCGCCGTCCGCTCGTCCCCGCGCCGCCGGGCCTCGCGTTCCAGGCTGCGCATCGGGCCGATGATCCCCAGCTCTCCGAAAAGCGTGATCTGCGTCCAGGCGTCCCAACCCGGCATCGCCCCGCGGACCTTGATCCCGATCATGCTGCACTCGAAGCGGTACGGGTCCTCGCCGCGCTCGGCCAGCAGGGCGTGGCCGGACGCGGCGTGCCTGGCCTCGTCCCAGGCCAGCCGGGCGAGGTGGCGCAGCACCTCGACCGGCGCCTCCTCGACGAGGTCGAAGAGGGCCAGCGCGAAGGTCTCCAGGGCGTCGATCTCGTCGCGGTTGATCCGCAGCAGCTCGACCAGGTCGTCCTGGTACGCGGAGCCCGAGGTCTCCCAGTCGTCGGCCTTGCGGTAGTCCCGGGTGTGGTCGAAGAGCCGGAACCTCTCGTCCCTGGCGCCCATCACCGGCCGGCGCACCTCGGCCTCGGCCGGCTCCGGGTACGCCTTGGGCTCGGCCGGCCCGCACGCGGTGGTGAACCAGGCGAAGGCGTCCCGGAGGTCGGCCAGCCCCCGGCGGCGGACCCGCTCGGAGGGCCCGTCGAGCAGCGGGTCGAAGGCCGCGTCGGCGAAGGCCGCCAGGAGCGGCTCGTACCAGTGGCGGACCAGCACGGGCAGGCGGTCGCCCGCCGGCGTGGCGAGCGCCGCCGCGAGCCTCCGGGCCAGCTCCGGCGGCAGCGAGCGGTCGGGGCGGCCGCCCAGCTCGACCACCCGCTCCTCGACGGTGGCGGCCACCTCGGTGAGGGTGAACAGGGCCTCGCCGGAGGCGAGTTTGAGCTCGAACTCGGGCAGGTCGAGCGTCCCGGCCGCGAGCAGCCTGACGACCGCCCACAGCTCGCGGCACAGCCCGTCGAGCTGCCGCAGGCTGGCTGCCGGGTCGGCGCCCGGCCGGGTGGTGAACCGTGCCGGCCAGGGCAGGGCCCGCCCCGGCTCGATGGCTGCTGTCATCGGGTCGCCTTCCTCGCCACCTGGGCCAGGTGGGCGGCCAGGTCGTCGATCTGCTGTTCCGGTTCGATGCCGACGCTGATCCGGGTGAAGCACTCCCCGAGCGCGGTGTTCAGCGGGTCGCGGCCGTAGGCCCGGCCGGTGGTCAGCGTCCAGCCGAAACCGGCCCGGATCCTCGGTTCCTCCCAGGCCCCGGCCCACTCGGCCACCAGGGCACGGTGGGCCGCCTCGGGGTCGGCCGCGGCGCCCTCGGGCAGGGCGACGAAGGCCATGCAGCCGTCGGCGCCCCGCTCGACGGCCCGGGCCAGCAGGTCCTGACGGTCCGCCACCGCCCGGCGGGCGTCGGTGACCACCAGGTCCGGCCAGCACCGCTCCAGCGTGTCGACGAACCGTCGGCGCCTGGCGGAGTGCAGGGCCAGCCGGCTGCGGCAGGCCGCCACCTCGCCGGGGCGGATCCGGTGCAGCGC encodes:
- a CDS encoding amino acid adenylation domain-containing protein, translated to MTGEAGRATAAELAEAELPEIPVDALLRRFREQAERRPEAVALTEGERSLSYAELALAAGRVTTLLTEAGVRPGELVGVRLPRGADVAAAVLGVLGHGCGYLPIDPAYPAARQDHLVGDSGIRHVLQQAPSEAGAGTDLAVLPVPGAPSTPHPDGRTLPPGTAYVIYTSGSTGRPKGVPVSQRQVAALMAATEEHFDFGPEDRWALVHSHSFDFSVWEMWGAWWHGGSAVVVPVECTYDASLLAGLLAGHRITVLNQVPSAFGQLVAAMAESGRSLPALRQIVFGGEAVNLSDVRRWRDAGCAPGARLANMYGITETTVHVTCCALDGEPQAGPAGTTPIGRPLAHLGVLLLDPDLRPVPPGTPGELAVHGAGVGEGYLNRPEQTAERFIRLPGIAGPVYRSGDWAVEDDQGGLHYIGRKDDQIQLRGLRIERGEVAAAVLSHPEVAACVVTAPRNPVGDPVLVAHVVPHREPGPSRTELRRHVAELLPRYMVPSRFTTHRALPLTAHGKVDLAALDQLQPQPQPQPQPQPRTLA
- a CDS encoding 2-phosphosulfolactate phosphatase gives rise to the protein MTDVGAPSQFDPWPDCQVHVEWGPTGAGLAAARGDIVVVVDVLSFSTTLAVAVARDFTCLVYSGAEIERMGGLEAAATGLGARPLSKRRRVPPGQISLSPQSLLSAEPGQRVLFTSLNGAAAAGAAAGAPALLVGGLRNASASAAAVSRLLDDGVAKRVTVVACGEHWSSVEPGVEGMRPSLEDWLGAGLICSRLADAGCSLSAEALVAARGWTGPEALASCISARELVAAGFGDDVALALEVDVSDTVPVRVEGEGTGRVFTGAAAAVRNA
- a CDS encoding putative PEP-binding protein, which translates into the protein MRHRLSLSGEIPPSPIMEMFEGVGLIRSEYVLRSQGRFITRPEARQRLGDYVRAVAEACPTGPIWYRTTEFTSQEANTLDGVDRRYHEADFMKGRRGVRRALELPEAFETELRVVAEVAREHRNVHLLLPFVRDAADFSFAADVLERIDWPNRFGSMIEIPSALLEAGKLVSMGATNLMLGLNDLSSLLTGTSRQDRDMKLHPSVWWAVETLREAVGAEIDWGLAGNLSKAVLERAEDSGVPYVSMHYGELPELRGVPAEELPDIDFVKRTKEFTRSQIALAEDRDLAERQAARTVAENTRPTIPGQ